TGAGCGTATTTGCCAAACGGCTCAAAAACGGCCGGAGTTGGGTTGAAAAAGGTGTGAGTGCCATGATCACTGGACTGGTGGCATATCTGGACAACCTGACTTTGAAAACCCTGTTTGGCCGTATAGAGAAATGGGCCGAAACTAAAGAAGACCAGCACTCACCGAAATATTATCTGGAAAAGATAACAAGTGTGATTGGAGAGGCTACACGGAATAATATCCCCTATCTCAGGGGAAAGAGCCATTTGCCAGTATACTTCGCTTTAAACGGTTTAAGAGGTTTTTAAAAATCGACTATGTTACGCTAATGAGAAACCCTCAGTTTATGAATCCGCTTACAAATTTAAGGGTGAAAAATCTTGCCCACAAATACTTGACTCAGACCGAACTGCCACAAGAGTTGATAAACAAGGGCGTTAGCCTCTATAATGTGAAGGTAAGCTGTCTTGGAGGATGAACGATGAGACCGGAACCAACCCAACGGATAGATAAGAAAGCCTTGACCGTATGGCGCATCAGCGGCAGCCTGATTGCCGCCCTGTATTGGATAGCAGTCCTTATCTATTATGTGCTTTATGCCTATCTCAGTCTCCCACCACAGTTTTCCTGGCTCTTAGCACCTTGGTTATTGTGGATATTGCTCTTAACAGCCGCTGTGATGAGCATTGTACATATTGGAATAGTTCCCGCGGTGCGCTGGAAACGCTGGAGGTATGAAGTGAACGAGTATGAAATCGATTTGAAGCATGGCGTGCTGGTGGTCAAGCGGACGCTGATTCCCATGATCAGAGTGCAGCATGTGGACACCAAACAAGGTCCCCTTTTGCGCTTTTTCGGCCTGTCCAGTGTCACCATCAACACCGCCGGGGGCTGGCATGAAATCCCCGCTTTGCAAGACTCAGTGGCCGATGCATTGCGGGACAGAATATCTGTCCTGGCCCGGGAGGCGAAAGAAGATGTCTGACCCCTGCCGCCTCCACCCTGTCACGATCATTTTCCAAACATTGCGTCTGGTCAAAGAATTGTTTTTCATGCTCATTTTTGTGTTTATCAGCTTGGTCAGCACCGGGGTGAGTCACAAGTTCCTTTTGTTAGTGATCACCTTGACCGGGGTTGCCATCATGCTGATCATTGCCGGATCCGTTCTTTATTGGTGGCGGTTCATCTATTACGTTAAAGACGGAGAGTTACGGATTGAATATGGCATACTGATTCGCAAACGGCGTTATATTCCAACAGAACGCATTCAATCCATTAATTTGACTGCTGGCATTATTCACCGCTTGTTGGGACTGACGAAAGTGGAGATTGATACAGCAACCAGCAGCGAGCATGCAGAAGCAACCTTGGCTGCTGTAGAGTTGTCAGAGGCCAAAAAACTGCAAGCGTTATTATCTGCTGGCCAACCGGAAACAGATACGGGCCATCAACATACAAGTACAGCAGATTTCTCCAGACCGGAAAGCGGTGTTCACTATCATCTGCCTGTCAAGGATTTGCTTATTGCTGCGTCTACTTCAGGCAGCTTCGGCGTCCTGTTTTCCATTTTACTTGCTGTCATCTCGCCAATAGATAAATTATTTCCGTCCCTCAACTTGTTTGATCTGTTGACTGACTTTGTACAATCCAACCTCACACTTATCTTGTATCTGGTTCCGCTGATCGCTTTGGTCTCCTGGCTGGCAGCCATTATCTATACCGCTGTGAAGTATGCCAATTTCACATTGGTGCGCAGGGATACGGATGTGTATGTCTCCTATGGTTTGTTAGAAAGAAGGGAGTTTACAATCCCACTCAGGAGA
This Caldalkalibacillus uzonensis DNA region includes the following protein-coding sequences:
- a CDS encoding PH domain-containing protein, with product MRPEPTQRIDKKALTVWRISGSLIAALYWIAVLIYYVLYAYLSLPPQFSWLLAPWLLWILLLTAAVMSIVHIGIVPAVRWKRWRYEVNEYEIDLKHGVLVVKRTLIPMIRVQHVDTKQGPLLRFFGLSSVTINTAGGWHEIPALQDSVADALRDRISVLAREAKEDV
- a CDS encoding PH domain-containing protein, whose protein sequence is MSDPCRLHPVTIIFQTLRLVKELFFMLIFVFISLVSTGVSHKFLLLVITLTGVAIMLIIAGSVLYWWRFIYYVKDGELRIEYGILIRKRRYIPTERIQSINLTAGIIHRLLGLTKVEIDTATSSEHAEATLAAVELSEAKKLQALLSAGQPETDTGHQHTSTADFSRPESGVHYHLPVKDLLIAASTSGSFGVLFSILLAVISPIDKLFPSLNLFDLLTDFVQSNLTLILYLVPLIALVSWLAAIIYTAVKYANFTLVRRDTDVYVSYGLLERREFTIPLRRIQAIRITENPLRQLFGLTTVYIECAGYGKEYGGSRMLYPLLRRRDLESFLQAVAPHDWELDTHRPGQLGIRPVPSRALFRYQLRLCLPVFLVVIPAVIWLPYGFLALLILGLASMLAYWQYKDAGWITSGPLLVLRSRFLSKVTMLIPQRCVQSAHVNRSFFQRRRKLASIGVRVLSGFDGAFFSVRDVDAPDGEALLDWCKPKRASSEDH